CCTTATAAACATTCAAGACACTATGAACAAAAATGGTATCACAAAAAGTACGCAACGAGTCCAACTGTTCCTGAGTTTTGTACTTTAACATATCAATCGTACATTTGCCATCCGGAGTGTAACTTATCGGTTCCGAAATTGATTCCGGACCAGATGTTGAGCTATTGCACGATGCGAACAACGCCGCCACCGAAGAAAGCAAAAGAGTTTGGACTAAATTTTTCATGTAAATAAAACTATAAAATGATTACAGAAAAGCGAGTGCAAAAATGAATGAAAAACGGGCGTGGACGCAAGAAACTACGCAAAAAAAAGTCAAAATGTATTATATAGAACTTAGTTGTTTGTAATTGGTCACTAGTCAATAGTCATTAGTCAGTAGATTTTAGTTTGGCACCTACGGTGCGACTATTCTACTTTTTCACAGCCACCAGCATGGTAGAACCGAGAATCAAGGCGATACCCGCAATAATGCGAGTCGTTAGCGTTTCGCCGAATACAGTCACGCCAATGGTCACGGCGGTCACGGGTTCAAGCGCCCCGAGAATTGCCGTGGGTGTGGAGCCGATGATTTTCACAGCCTTGACCATGAAGATAAGCGAAAGCACCGTCGGCACGAGGCCAAGCATAAAGCCCCAGCCCCACGAACTTGCCTGCGTAAAAACCGGTGGGAATCCAGAGCCAAGCGTCACGGAATAAAGCAACAGAAAGCACAAGCAAAAACAGATGGCGTAAAAAGTCATCTTCACGGAGCCCATCTGTAGGTTCACACGATTCGCCATCACGATGTAAATGGCGTAAGTAAACGAGGAAATAAAGACCAATAGCCAGCCGATGGAACTTACAGAAAAGCCTTTATCACCGTTGTACAAAAGCGAGACCCCCACCATCGAAACTGCGATAGACGCTATCACGCTCTTTTTCATTTTTTCTTTGAAAAATAGCGACATGATAACCGCCACTTCAAGTGGATACAAGAAAAGGAGCGTTGAGGCAAGCCCTGCATCCATGTACTTGAACGAGGCATAATACATTAGGGAACTAATTGCAAAAAAGAAGCCGAATGCCACGAGAATTTTGCATTCACGAGCATTGATTTTGAAGCTCATTTTTTGCAACAGCATAATTGCAAAAAGGAGAATCGCCCCCGTAAAGAAACGATAAAAAAGGACTGTTTCTGTCGAATAGCCTTGCGCATAGAGATGCAACGCACCCAGCGGATTCGTGCCGTAGCAAATGGCGGACGCCGCCGCAAAAGCGAAACCTTTCAGAGAAGGCAGACGAGAGACGAAAGACGAGAGAATCATGGATGACAAAAAAACGACAATAGAGCCGAGCGGTCTATATAGCAAACTTCGTAGCGTCAGCAAGCTGAACGCTGGCGATGCGGGAAATACCCTTGATTTCCTGCGTCACGCCGTAGAGCATATCGGCTTCGGCCATGGTACGCTTGTTATGCGTCACGACGATGAACAAGGTCTGCTTACTGAATTCACGGAGGAGCGCCATAAAGCGACCGACGTTAGCGTCATCAAGCGGACCGTCGACTTCGTCCAGCACGCAGTACGGAGATGGCTTTTCCATGTAAATAGCGAACAAAAGCGCCGTTGCCGTAAGCGCGTGTTCACCACCGGAAAGCGCCTTGATACCGCGCATTTTCTTACCGGTCGGGCGGACGTTGATTTCGATGTCGGCATCGAGAATGTCCATCGGCTTGCCCATTTCGTCCACACGTTCCACGAGGTTCATCTTCGTTTCGCCATTGAGGAACAGCTTACTGAACACGAACTGGAAGTTCTTCTGGATGCGTGCAAACGTATCCAGGTAGCGCTGGCGGGCAATGTCGTCAAGCTTTGTGATAGTGCGGTCGAGCGATGCACGGGCGCGATCAAGGTCGTCGAACTGTTTTTCGACTTCTTCGAGGCGCTTCTTTTCATCTTCGTAATCTTCCATCACATTGACGTTGATCGGGCCCAGCTCTTTGATCTTGCCGCGAAGTTCACGGATTTCACGATCCGCTTCTGGCTGCGTATATTCCACGCGTTCAACGTTCTCGGGATTGTCCAAATCTACAGTCCATTCGTTCGTAATGCGTTCGCGGAGGCGGTCGAGATTATTCTGGAGGGATTCCTGACGACGGCCGACGTCATTCAGTTCCTTCATCTTTTCAATCATGTCATCGCGGAGGCGGTTGACTTCGTCGCGCCATCCTTCAAGGTCGCCGCTCACGAGGTCGTAGCGTTCACGAGCGAGGTCTCGGTTGCGTTCAAGTTCGCGGAGCGCGTTATCTTTCACTTGCGCTTCGTCGGAGAGCTTGTTGCAATCCGTCTCAAACTTTTCAATAGAAACTGTATTCTTTTCGATTTCGTCACGGCGGTTGCGAATCGTATTGTCCAAGAATTCCATCTGGTCGGCAATAGCGACCACGCGGTTCTGGTTCTGCTTTAAGCGAGAAGTCTTGTCTTGCGCGCTTCGTTCAAGTTCACGGACATCTTCTTCTTTTTCGCGAAGCATCGTCTCGTTTTCACCGAGCTGGTCCGAAATCGTCTGGTAGCGTTCTTCGACCTTTTCGACTTCGGTTTCGGCTTCGGCAAGTTCCGCATCGCTGTTCTTGGACTGCGCCGCCGCATCAATTCTGTTCTGCGCATTCGTCACTTCACCATTCAACTGGTTCAAACGACGGGTGCAGTTTTCAACCGTATTCCGGTGAATGCGGATAGAAGCATCGCCACCACGCAGAGAATCGCGCTTTTCGCGGATTTCATCGACCAAGGACGAGAGCATTTGAGCGTCTTCTTCAGTCAATTCACGCAAACGGTCTACGTTTTCTTCGCTAGCAGAAATATCGCCAAGCACCTTCTCCAAAAGCGCTTCGGCATCAGCAATTTCGTTCTTGCGGGAGAGCGCTCCCGACGTCGAAACGCCAAACGACACAAGACCGCTTGTACGCACAATCGTATCGGCGGTGACAAAATTCAAGTTTTCGCCACGGTATTCCTTCGCCAAGTTGAGTGCGGTCTGCAAAGAATCTACAACAAAATAGCGAGAAAGGATTCCCGAGAGCCACGGAGAAACTTCGTCATCCGTCTTGACAAAATCCTTGAGCGAACCGACAACGCCCGGATTGTTCACCGGCTTGTCGTAAGCAGGGGCTGCACTCGAAACAAGCGACATGAGCACCTTGCCCACGTTTTCGCTCTTGAGCGCATCCACAATTTCGTTCACGGCACTGTCACCATTCACGACAACAGAATCCAGAATTTCACCGAGAGCGGCTTCGACACTCGATGCGTATTCAGGCGTTGCCTCGATGCGTTCCGAAACAAGACCGCCAATGAGGTTCGCCTTATTTTCCTTGAGGTAACGGTTGGCATCCGAGCCTTCGTTCATCACGCTCTGGAGCACGTCAATTCGAGACTGCAAGCGGGCTTCTTCGTTCTTCAAGCCCTGCAATTTCTGTTGCGCTTCGGAGAGTTCGGCACGTTCAGATTCCAAACGTTCTTCACGCGTGGCGCGCTGTTCTTCAAGATTTTCAATTTCGCGATTCGTGTCTTCAATGCCCGCCTGGATTTCGGCGATGTTTGCTTCGGCATCGGACTTTTGCTTGTCAAGGCCTTCAATTTCAGTCTGCCACTTCGCAATGTTTGACTGAAGCATGTTGACTTCGGCATCCATGCGTTCGAAGCGCCCGCGGAGGGAGTTCACGCGGTTTGTGGCCTGCAAACGAGCATTTGAAAGTTCACGGGACTGCGTACGCAAGTCATCGACCTTGTCGCGCATGACCTGGAGCGTTTCGCGCTCGCGTTCCAAAAGAGCATTCAGCTCGTCCATGTCGTTTTCACTACCGAGAACGGCAATTTCTTCTTCAAGGCGAGCTTTTTCTTCGGAGAGTTCCTGCGATTTCTGTTCACTGCGTTCGATTTCGCCCTGAGCCTTTTCGTTCGAAGATTCTAGGGCGGCCATGGAATCGCGCAAACGCATGATGTTGTTGTTCAGGTCGTTTAAGGCAATCGTTGCCGCCTGGACATTGCGTTCCAAATCGCGGTAAGTATTTTCGTCTTCGCTAATTGCAAGCTTCTTTTCTTCAATCTTAGCCTGCAATTCCGTCGCCTGCGTCTTGGAAGATTCCACTTCGTGGTTCATGCGCTTGGTCGTAGAATCAAGCGTAGCGAGACCTTCCTTGTAGTCCTCAAACTTGTCCAAGCTGACAGACAAATCAAGTTCGCGGAGGCGCGTATTTAATTTCTTGTAAGCATTGACCTTTTCGGCCTGAGTTTCATAAAGACGGACAGAACGGCGCACACTGCGCAAGTTATCTTCGACGCGTTCCATATCCATCTGCACGCGTTCCAGCTGGCGGCGCGTTTCCTTGCGCTGCTGTTTATACTTGCTCACACCTGCGGCTTCTTCAAAGAGCACTCGGCGATCATCCGCCTTGTCCGAAAGAACCGCCTTGATCATGTCGGCGTTCATCTGCGAATACGTACTGGAACCAAGACCCGAGTCAAAGAGCAAGGCGTGAACATCACGCAAACGGCATTCCTGGTTATTGATGAGGTATTCGCCCGAACCATCGCGGTGCACACGGCGGGTCACGATGACTTCGGAATAATCAGAAGCAAGCGTCCCATCGCTATTATCGATGACGATAGAAACTTCGGCAAGACTCATGGCAGCACGTTCTTCGGTACCGCTAAAGATAACGTCTTGCATTTTACCCATACGCAAAGCGGCGGCTTTCTGTTCGCCAAGCACCCAGCGGATGGCGTCCGTAATATTGGACTTGCCACAGCCGTTCGGCCCCACGACCGCCGTAAGACCCTTCGTCGGGAAGTTAATTTCCGTCCTCTGCGCGAAGGATTTAAAACCAAAAATCTTTAACTTAGTTATCTGCACTGTAGCAAAAATTTAATAATTATTATCAGTCTCTAGTCTATAGTCATTAGTCAATAGTTGTTTATAATCGCGGCAACGCCGCCAAACTTTAAACCAAAAACTACTGACCAACAACTAATTACTTATTTCAACTTAAACGCCACATACCCGTTTTCGTCTTGCGAGACTATGAGGTACTGACTGCCGCCTTCGAAATCAAGTTCTATATAAGAATTATTTTCTTTTCTAATAATGGTGCATTCAGTAATCTCTGTAACATTAATTTCTTTTACTACAGATTTAGTTTCCTTAGCGGGATTCACAACATTACCGGAATCGCCATTCTTCAACAAGCGAGTTTCACACTTGCCGTCTTTCACGTAAACAAAACCGCCCCACCGCACTCTCACGCGGAACGTTCCGACCCAGTCCTCTTCAACGACCTTGCTCTTTTCGCCCGGTTCAATCGCATCGCGAATCCACGGCTGCACAGACGTTCCGTCTTCAGAAATAATATCGACCCCCAAAATCGTGACATCCGTCTTGTTTTCGACCTGGAGTCTCGTCGTCGTATCAATAAACACGTGGCTCATGCAAGCCGTCAGAGAAAACACTACCAGACAAAGGAACAAACGCAAGTATTTCATTAGTTACCTCCCTGAGTTGCAGAACCATCAACTTTTTCGTAGCGAATTCCCTTAGCCTCAATTACCTTATTGCCCTGAGCATCAACCTTCGTATTACCCAAATTTTGCTGTTCAGCACGAACCTTCATAAATTTATTCAAATCAAAGGTTTTATTCGACGTTTCCATCGGAGCCGCCTTCGCCGCCCCACGACCAAAGAACTTGCCTTCGAAAGCGCCCAAATCAATATGGAATTCGGCAATGAACGTTCCCTTCGCACGGAACATGTTGTCGTAATCAAAGGCAGAATTATAAGCCAAGCGAAGAATAAAGAAGTCAATGGCTCCACCCCAGAGCAATTCCCTGGAACCGCCAATTTCATTACGGCGCAAGCAAGAAGCCTCAAAGCCCATCAAACGCGAAGGATCCGGGAAATACTTCAACGTTGCCGAATGGAATCCACCCTTCGGGAAGTCATAAGACACATCGGCATAAACAGTTTGTTTGTAAAGATTCTGTTCCCAGTTCAAACGGACAAAGTTTTTATCGTCATCATTATCCTTACGGCGATAAACTGTAGCACTCAAATTCGGCAAATAAGTCTTGTACCCGCTTTTAGCGCCACCATAAAGTTCTCGCGATTCCAAATCCAAAGAGAATCGAAGCGTCTGAAACGTATTGCTATAGAAACTTCCCTGGAAGCTCACATTCTTATAACGAGCGTGTCCCCAGTAGAACAACAACGAATCGCTTTCGTCCGGATAAGCCCGCCACCCCGCTTTTTCAAGATTCTGGTGCTGTAAGCCCAAAGCAACGGTAGCGTCAAGTTTCGTATTCGTGTAAGAAAAGCCCCACGTGAGCACAGACGAAATATGGGCAAAATCGCCATAATGCGGGAAGAAGAAAAAGTCCTGAGAATCCCAACCGGCGCGTTCATACCAAGTCAAGAAACCCAAATGCGAAATCGAGTCCAGCACCCAGCTCCCGAAAATACCGTAATGATGTCTAAAGGCAAAACCGTCGTGGACACCGTACTTGCTTTTGAGCTGCAACTGTTCAGACGAAGGCGTATAGGTATAGCCAATATCAATATAGCCCCCACGCCCACCGCGCATCACAAGTCCAATATCCTGAAGCTGTCGGTCACGCATCTGGAGACCGCCCTGAGTCAACGCTTCAGCGGGAATCGGGTCTGCAAAGGCAACCCCAGCCGCCATAGAAAGCAAGAGAAAGACTTTTTTTATTTTCATAACTAGAATTGGAAATAAAGGAACGGGTTGTAGCTCTGGGTAAAGAGCGCAAGCGTTGCCAAAATAAATAAACCAAGTGCAATGAGCGACTTTTTGAACGAAACGTCAATACACCAGTCGTAACTGCGGAACTTCCAGAACGAAAGCAGCCCCGCCAGCAACATGAACACAATGCACGTCGGCGTGAAAATTTCAGCAGACAAAATCACGTCGGAAGCAGCCGTTGCGCCAAGCCCAAGCATATTCTTCCACATGCGGACGGCATCGCCAATAGAATCCGCACGGAACAGCACCCAGCCAAAGAGCACTATCACCTGGGTCAGAAGGATTTGCACCACGCGAGGAGCCTTGTAGTACCAAGCGTTCTTGTTGTTTGCACGTTCGACAATCATGAAGAAGGCGTGGTAAAGGCCCCAGCAGACAAACGTCCAGTTCGCACCATGCCAAACGCCACTCACGAACATCACGAGGAAAAGGTTGAAGTACATGCGCCCCGTTGGCACGCGGTTGCCACCCAACGGGATGTACAGGTAATCGCGGAACCAGCTCGTGAGGGAAATGTGCCAGCGCTTCCAGAAGTCCGTAATGCTAACAGAGCGGTACGGACCGTTAAAGTTGCGCGGGAAATGGAACCCGAGCATAAGTCCAAGACCAATCGCCATATTAGAATACGCCGAGAAGTCAAAGTAAATCTGGAACATGTAGGCAAGCGAGCCCCACCAGCTGTTGATGACGCCCGGAGCATCGGCCGCAAAAACGCGGTCAGCGATAATGCCCACCTGGTTTGCAAGGAAGATTTTTTCGGCAAAGCCAAAGCAGAAGAACAAAATACCGCGCACAAAGTTTTCAAGCGTATGCGTGCGTGTTTCAAGTTCTTCGGCAACCGTATTGTAACGCACAATCGGACCCGCCACAAGCTGCGGGAAAAGCGCCACATAGCATGCGAATGTCGCAAAGTTCTTGACCGGAGGTGCCGTACCACGCCACACGTCAATCGCGTAACTCATCGACTGGAACGAGTAGAACGAAATGCCCACCGGCAAAAGAACCGTCATAATAGAGAACGGTTCACAGCCGAGCATAGTCGCAAAATCGTTCACGATTCCCATGCCGAACATGTAATACTTGAAGAACCCAAGCGCACCGAGGTTTACCGCAATCGCCGTGCCAAGCGCAAAATTTCGCTGGAACTTGCTTGCGTTAGGAGCCGAGATAAACCGCCCCGCCACGTACACCACGAGCGTACAGCCAAACATGAGGAACACGAGCCATGGTTCGAGCCAGCCGTAAAAAACGTAACTGAAGATGGTAATGAACAAGTTCAGGAACGAATGCTTAGCCCCGAGCTTGAAGAGAACAAAGTAGCCAACCAAAAATGTCGGCAAGAAATAGAAAAGAAAAATCTGGGAAGAGAAAACCATTAATTACTCGTTCACTTCAATAGCCAAGTAGCGCGGGGATTCGTCGTCAAAGTATTCGTCTTCGACAGCACCGTCCCAGTTGCCTTCGAGCGGAATGAGTTTGAGCGTGTACTTAGACTTAGCCTTGAATTCGCCGACGTTACCCTTGGACTTGTCAGCCATCTTGTCCTTGACCTTACCGCGGGCAATCAGCGGGTTATAAACGCCCACGAGAACTTCCTTGGCGTCGAGCTTGCCCGAAACCACCTTCGAGACCTTGTACTTAAATACATAGACATAGCTATATAAATCATTGCTCGGCATTTTTCCCGGGATTTCGGTCAAACGCCCTTCAATGGTGATCGGGTCGGCGGCAAACACGAATGCAGCCGCAAGAATCAGCGAGAGAAAAATCTTTTTAATCATAGAATTAAATTAGAAAATTTTATGGCGAGAGATTAGGTCGTTGGTCATTAGTCAATAGTTATTAGTTGTTGTCGTCGGATATTTGTGAAGGCGAATCGGTTTATGGAGATATTTTCTGCATACTAATCCATTTTCACGCATTATTTTGGACGTAAAACCTTCAAACAATCAAATTTTAAATTAAAAATCATCAATTTTTACTTTACCACAATTCATCAAATTCAAACTTTTAACAAAAATCATCAATTTTTACATTTTTTAGACTTCAAAAATTAAAATTTTTACCAAAAATTTCAAAAATTTTTACAAAAGTCGGATTTCACCTCTTGCCACCCTCAAAAAATACTCCTATATTTCAGCCCATCTAAATTTTCATCTATTCTTTAAAAGACAGGATAAATTATGGCAAATAAGACCTTAAGTGGTGCCGAAGTGATTATCGAATGCCTCAAGCGTGAAGGCGTTGATACAATTTTCGGCTATCCCGGTGGATCGGCCATTCCGATGTTCGATGCCATCCTCGACTCCAGCATCAAAGTTGTGCTCAGCCGTCATGAACAGGGCGCAACCCACATGGCTGACGGTTATGCCCGCCAGACCGGTAAGGTCGGTGTAGCTCTTGTCACTAGCGGTCCGGGTGCAACGAACACGTTTACAGGTATTTATACAGCTCTCATGGATTCTAGCCCGATCGTCGTGCTCACGGCACAGACGACGACTCCGAACTTGGGCAAGGACGCCTTCCAGGAATGCGATACTAGCGGTATGACTTTTGCAACCGTGAAGCATTCTTACTTGGTGAAGGACACGAACGACCTCCCACGCGTGATGAAGGAAGCTTTCCACATCGCACGTTCTGGCCGTCCGGGCCCGGTGCTTATTGACCTCCCGAAGGACGTGACTGCAGGCCCCTGCACCGCTCCATTCACGGACCAGATGGACCTTCCGGGTTACAAGATTCCGACCTACGCTTCTACTGAAAGCGTCGAAAAGGCCGCCGAATACCTCAAGAATTCCAAGAAGCCGCTTTTGCTCGTGGGCCACGGTGCCATGATTTCTGGCGCACACCGCCAGGTGAAGGAACTCGCCGAAAAGCTCGGCGCTCCGGTTTGCTGCACGATGCTCGGCCTCGGTGCATTCCCGACCGACCACGAACTTTCTCTCGGCATGCTCGGCATGCACGGTACAATTTATGCCAACAAGGCCGTCCTCGAATGCGACTTGATCCTTTCGATCGGTAGCCGTTGGGACGACCGCATTACCGGTAAGCTCAGCGAATTCTGCAAGAACGCCGTGAAGATGCACATCGACATCGACCCTGCCGAAGAAGGCAAGGTGTTGCAGCCGGATGTGTTCATGTGCGGTGACGCCAAGCTCGTCTTGGAACAGCTCCTCCCGATGGTAAACAAGCTCGATACCGCCGACTGGATCAAGACTTGCCAGACTTGGAAGAAGCGCTACCCGCTTACCTACGCCAAGCAGGGCGGCCTCCGTATGCAGCACATCGTTGCTACCGTGAGCGAACTTACGCAGGGCAAGGCCATTGTTACCACAGACGTGGGCCAGCACCAGATGTGGGTCGCACAGTTCTTCCACATCAACTATCCGCGTCAGCTCCACTCCAGCGGTGGCGCAGGCACGATGGGCTTTGGCTTCCCGGCTGCTATCGGTGCCGCATTCGGCAACGAAACCGGTTGGCCGGTTTGCAGCTTCAGCGGTGACGGCGGCTTCCAGATGACCGAAGCAGAACTTGCAACGGCCGCCATCCACAAGCTCCCCATCAAGATTTTCGTGATGGACAACAAGTACCTCGGCATGGTGCGCCAGTGGCAGGAACTCTTCTATGACCACCGCTACTCCAGCGTGGACATGAGAGGCAACCCGGACTTCGTGAAGCTCGCCGAAGCTTACGGCATCCCGGGGCTGCGCATCAAGCGCCCGGCCGATGCTGAACGCGTGATCCAGAAGGCTTTGGACTACAACGATGGCCCGATTCTCATCCACTGCGAATGCGAAAAGGAAGACAACGTGTTCCCGATGATTCCGGCAGGCGCTCCGATCACAAGCATGATCACCGAACAGCCGAAGACGCAGCTCGAAAAACCCACCGGATCGACGTAATAGGAGAATTTGAAAATGAAAGATATTGCACATTCTATTAGCTTGTTAGTGGCAAACCGTCCGGGCGTGCTCGTGCGTATTGCACTCGTGTTCTCCCGCCGTGGCTACAACATCGATTCTCTCGTCGTCTCCCCCACGCTCGACCCGAACTTCAGCCGCATGAACATCATCGCTCACGGCAATCCCGAAATTTTGATGCAAATCATCAAGCAGCTCGAAAAGCTCGTGGACGTGGTTCAGGCCAAGGACCATACCGGTACGGACGCTGTGGAAAAGGAACTCGCCCTCATCAAGGTTCGTTGCACAGCAGAACAGCGCACCGAAATCTTGCAGCTTTGCGACCATTTCCACGCCAACACGGTGGATATGACGATGACTTCCATGATTATCCAGATTACGGGCAACAGCCAGAAGGTCGATACCCTCAAGAGCTTGTTGCAGAAGTTCGAAATCGTAGAATACATCCGCACGGGCAAGGTCATCATGCTCCGCGGCGAAGACAAGACGTAGTTCGCGACTTCGTCGCAGTTACTAGTTATTAGTTAATAGTTACTAGTTAAGAGAACTTAATTACAAAAGACGCTCGGGAAACCGGGCGTTTTTCTTTTGCCCCCTCTATATGCAACGGATGCAACAAAAACGTACGGGCGAAAATATTAAAACAAGCTAAAAGTGGTCTTTATACTCCAAAACAAACTATATTAACATGGTGTAAGGATGTAAGGAGGAAAATTTTTATGAAAATCGAAAAGAAGAAAGTTACCGGAAATTCACGTTTGTCGAATGCATCCAAGGCAGGTGTTGCCTCAATGCTTGGCATGTCCGCAATTTTGATGAGCGGCTGTACAGGCGATGCTGAAAGTGGTCAGGTTATCGGCCCTGTTGAACCAGACAACAACAATCCAAACAGCAGCGACGCCTCCGAAAGCCCCGAAATACAATCAAGTTCTTCTGTAACCGATATTCCGCTGAGCCACGAACGACTCAGCAGCGAAGCCATCGAAGCGCTTTCTTCTTCATCTGTACAATCGCCGAGCAGTTCTTCTGTTGCACCAATTCAAAGCAGTTCGTCAGAAGAAATCGTCAGCAGCTCATCCGAAAGTTCTAGCAGCACATTTGTCGAAAAGCCCCGCAGTTCGTCGAGCGTCAAGGAAGAATCTAGCAGTTCCACAGAAGTCGTCCCACCATGGCCAAGAGATTGCAACAAAATTGATTCTATGGGCGTAAACGTCATTATGTGCCATGACGACGATGACTTTCCGCTAGTGAGCATGGTGTCCACATACGAAATGTTTGACAATGTATAAGATCTGCAAGTGTTAGGGGGAACCATGAAAATTGAGAAGAAGAAAGTCGTCAAAAGCTCAAAATTGAGCCATTTTACCCAAAGTGCGGTCGCAGCTGCACTCGGAATTGCGGCATCCATCGGTGCAACAGCTTGCGACGACAGTGTATCGGCAAATAGCGGAGACCATCCCAAGCAACAGCCAGAGAACGAACCGACATGCGGACAGGCGGCATGCGGAGAACAATACAGCAGTTCCAGCTATACCGACATTTCTTCAAGCGGAGAACATCTCAGCAGCGAAGCCATCGAAGCACTATCCTCTGCAATGCAGCCATTGAGTAGTAGCTCCATGGTGAACCCGCCGCCGGAATCGGGGTCCCCGATGGTCATGTCTTCTGAACGTCTCAGCAGTTCTTCCGTCGAAAAACCTAGCAGTTCGTCTTACGAGCCACCTCCAGAAGCAGGCATTCTCCCGCCGTACGAAGAATCCTCTTCAAGCGAAACGCTGTCAAGCAGTT
This is a stretch of genomic DNA from Fibrobacter sp. UWB13. It encodes these proteins:
- the ilvN gene encoding acetolactate synthase small subunit, whose amino-acid sequence is MKDIAHSISLLVANRPGVLVRIALVFSRRGYNIDSLVVSPTLDPNFSRMNIIAHGNPEILMQIIKQLEKLVDVVQAKDHTGTDAVEKELALIKVRCTAEQRTEILQLCDHFHANTVDMTMTSMIIQITGNSQKVDTLKSLLQKFEIVEYIRTGKVIMLRGEDKT
- a CDS encoding MBOAT family protein: MVFSSQIFLFYFLPTFLVGYFVLFKLGAKHSFLNLFITIFSYVFYGWLEPWLVFLMFGCTLVVYVAGRFISAPNASKFQRNFALGTAIAVNLGALGFFKYYMFGMGIVNDFATMLGCEPFSIMTVLLPVGISFYSFQSMSYAIDVWRGTAPPVKNFATFACYVALFPQLVAGPIVRYNTVAEELETRTHTLENFVRGILFFCFGFAEKIFLANQVGIIADRVFAADAPGVINSWWGSLAYMFQIYFDFSAYSNMAIGLGLMLGFHFPRNFNGPYRSVSITDFWKRWHISLTSWFRDYLYIPLGGNRVPTGRMYFNLFLVMFVSGVWHGANWTFVCWGLYHAFFMIVERANNKNAWYYKAPRVVQILLTQVIVLFGWVLFRADSIGDAVRMWKNMLGLGATAASDVILSAEIFTPTCIVFMLLAGLLSFWKFRSYDWCIDVSFKKSLIALGLFILATLALFTQSYNPFLYFQF
- the smc gene encoding chromosome segregation protein SMC, which translates into the protein MQITKLKIFGFKSFAQRTEINFPTKGLTAVVGPNGCGKSNITDAIRWVLGEQKAAALRMGKMQDVIFSGTEERAAMSLAEVSIVIDNSDGTLASDYSEVIVTRRVHRDGSGEYLINNQECRLRDVHALLFDSGLGSSTYSQMNADMIKAVLSDKADDRRVLFEEAAGVSKYKQQRKETRRQLERVQMDMERVEDNLRSVRRSVRLYETQAEKVNAYKKLNTRLRELDLSVSLDKFEDYKEGLATLDSTTKRMNHEVESSKTQATELQAKIEEKKLAISEDENTYRDLERNVQAATIALNDLNNNIMRLRDSMAALESSNEKAQGEIERSEQKSQELSEEKARLEEEIAVLGSENDMDELNALLERERETLQVMRDKVDDLRTQSRELSNARLQATNRVNSLRGRFERMDAEVNMLQSNIAKWQTEIEGLDKQKSDAEANIAEIQAGIEDTNREIENLEEQRATREERLESERAELSEAQQKLQGLKNEEARLQSRIDVLQSVMNEGSDANRYLKENKANLIGGLVSERIEATPEYASSVEAALGEILDSVVVNGDSAVNEIVDALKSENVGKVLMSLVSSAAPAYDKPVNNPGVVGSLKDFVKTDDEVSPWLSGILSRYFVVDSLQTALNLAKEYRGENLNFVTADTIVRTSGLVSFGVSTSGALSRKNEIADAEALLEKVLGDISASEENVDRLRELTEEDAQMLSSLVDEIREKRDSLRGGDASIRIHRNTVENCTRRLNQLNGEVTNAQNRIDAAAQSKNSDAELAEAETEVEKVEERYQTISDQLGENETMLREKEEDVRELERSAQDKTSRLKQNQNRVVAIADQMEFLDNTIRNRRDEIEKNTVSIEKFETDCNKLSDEAQVKDNALRELERNRDLARERYDLVSGDLEGWRDEVNRLRDDMIEKMKELNDVGRRQESLQNNLDRLRERITNEWTVDLDNPENVERVEYTQPEADREIRELRGKIKELGPINVNVMEDYEDEKKRLEEVEKQFDDLDRARASLDRTITKLDDIARQRYLDTFARIQKNFQFVFSKLFLNGETKMNLVERVDEMGKPMDILDADIEINVRPTGKKMRGIKALSGGEHALTATALLFAIYMEKPSPYCVLDEVDGPLDDANVGRFMALLREFSKQTLFIVVTHNKRTMAEADMLYGVTQEIKGISRIASVQLADATKFAI
- the ilvB gene encoding biosynthetic-type acetolactate synthase large subunit, with amino-acid sequence MANKTLSGAEVIIECLKREGVDTIFGYPGGSAIPMFDAILDSSIKVVLSRHEQGATHMADGYARQTGKVGVALVTSGPGATNTFTGIYTALMDSSPIVVLTAQTTTPNLGKDAFQECDTSGMTFATVKHSYLVKDTNDLPRVMKEAFHIARSGRPGPVLIDLPKDVTAGPCTAPFTDQMDLPGYKIPTYASTESVEKAAEYLKNSKKPLLLVGHGAMISGAHRQVKELAEKLGAPVCCTMLGLGAFPTDHELSLGMLGMHGTIYANKAVLECDLILSIGSRWDDRITGKLSEFCKNAVKMHIDIDPAEEGKVLQPDVFMCGDAKLVLEQLLPMVNKLDTADWIKTCQTWKKRYPLTYAKQGGLRMQHIVATVSELTQGKAIVTTDVGQHQMWVAQFFHINYPRQLHSSGGAGTMGFGFPAAIGAAFGNETGWPVCSFSGDGGFQMTEAELATAAIHKLPIKIFVMDNKYLGMVRQWQELFYDHRYSSVDMRGNPDFVKLAEAYGIPGLRIKRPADAERVIQKALDYNDGPILIHCECEKEDNVFPMIPAGAPITSMITEQPKTQLEKPTGST
- a CDS encoding DMT family transporter, which translates into the protein MILSSFVSRLPSLKGFAFAAASAICYGTNPLGALHLYAQGYSTETVLFYRFFTGAILLFAIMLLQKMSFKINARECKILVAFGFFFAISSLMYYASFKYMDAGLASTLLFLYPLEVAVIMSLFFKEKMKKSVIASIAVSMVGVSLLYNGDKGFSVSSIGWLLVFISSFTYAIYIVMANRVNLQMGSVKMTFYAICFCLCFLLLYSVTLGSGFPPVFTQASSWGWGFMLGLVPTVLSLIFMVKAVKIIGSTPTAILGALEPVTAVTIGVTVFGETLTTRIIAGIALILGSTMLVAVKK